From a region of the Corvus cornix cornix isolate S_Up_H32 chromosome 2, ASM73873v5, whole genome shotgun sequence genome:
- the LOC120409709 gene encoding feather beta keratin-like: MACYNRCQPCGPTPLANSCNEPCALQCQDSRVVIQPSPVLVTLPGPIMTSFPQNTAVGSTSSAAVGSELSAQGQPISGGFGGFGYGLGYGRGFGYGLGGLGCYGRRGGYIC, translated from the coding sequence ATGGCCTGCTACAACCGCTGCCAGCCCTGCGGACCCACCCCGCTGGCCAACAGCTGCAAcgagccctgtgccctgcaatGCCAGGACTCCCGTGTTGTCATCCAGCCTTCCCCTGTGCTGGTCACCCTGCCAGGACCCATCATGACCTCCTTCCCCCAGAACACCGCCGTCGGATCCACCTCCTCGGCTGCTGTCGGTAGTGAACTCAgtgcccagggacagcccaTCTCTGGTGGATTTGGTGGCTTTGGCTATGGCCTTGGCTATGGCCGTGGATTTGGCTATGGGCTGGGAGGCCTGGGCTGCTATGGCAGAAGGGGTGGCTACATCTGCTAA
- the LOC120409720 gene encoding feather beta keratin-like — translation MACYNRCQPCGPTPLANSCNEPCALQCQDSSVVTNPSPVLITLPGPIMTSFPQNTAVGSTSSAAVGSELSAQGQPISGGFGGFGYGLGYSHGFGYGLGGLGCYGRRGGYIC, via the coding sequence ATGGCCTGCTACAACCGCTGCCAGCCCTGTGGACCCACCCCGCTGGCCAACAGCTGCAAcgagccctgtgccctgcaatGCCAGGACTCCAGCGTCGTCACCAACCCTTCCCCCGTGCTGATCACCCTGCCAGGACCCATCATGACCTCCTTCCCCCAGAACACCGCCGTCGGATCCACCTCCTCGGCTGCTGTTGGTAGTGAACTCAgtgcccagggacagcccaTCTCTGGTGGATTTGGTGGCTTTGGCTACGGCCTTGGCTACAGCCATGGATTTGGCTATGGGCTGGGAGGCCTGGGCTGCTATGGCAGAAGGGGTGGCTACATCTGCTAA